The proteins below come from a single Arthrobacter crystallopoietes genomic window:
- a CDS encoding shikimate dehydrogenase, which translates to MSTVSESYLVGLIGDGITVSLTPPMHEREADHHGIRYLYRPIDLTSLGRPGEDVGELLRQGRELGYNAFNITHPCKQLVMEHLDEISDDARRLGAVNTVLIRDGKFLGHNTDFSGFSMGMDNGLPDAELGSVVQLGTGGAGSAVAYALLKKGARKLTLLDLDPARSAERAAALAGLFPQQQVAAARMEDLPAVLADADGLLNATPVGMYNHPGLPLDTELLEPRHWVADVIYRPVETELIKTAAAKGCRVLDGGHMAVGQAVDAFRYITGLEPDPARMRGHFLELLAQGL; encoded by the coding sequence ATGAGCACGGTGTCGGAGTCCTATTTAGTCGGTCTGATCGGCGACGGGATCACGGTGTCGTTGACGCCGCCCATGCACGAACGCGAGGCCGACCACCACGGCATCCGCTACCTGTACCGGCCCATTGATCTGACATCGCTCGGCCGTCCGGGTGAAGACGTCGGCGAACTGCTGCGCCAGGGCCGCGAGCTCGGCTACAACGCCTTCAACATCACGCACCCCTGCAAACAGCTGGTGATGGAACACTTGGATGAGATTTCCGATGACGCCCGCCGGCTCGGCGCCGTCAACACCGTCCTGATCCGGGATGGCAAGTTCCTCGGCCACAACACGGATTTTTCCGGTTTCAGCATGGGCATGGACAACGGGCTTCCGGACGCGGAACTCGGTTCGGTGGTGCAGTTGGGCACCGGAGGCGCCGGTTCCGCCGTCGCTTACGCCCTGCTCAAGAAGGGTGCACGGAAACTGACGCTGCTGGATCTTGACCCGGCGCGCTCCGCCGAACGTGCCGCCGCGTTGGCCGGACTCTTCCCCCAGCAGCAGGTCGCCGCCGCGCGAATGGAAGACCTCCCCGCCGTCCTCGCCGACGCTGACGGTCTCCTCAACGCCACCCCGGTGGGCATGTACAACCACCCGGGGCTGCCGTTGGACACGGAGCTGCTTGAGCCGCGGCACTGGGTAGCCGACGTCATCTACCGGCCGGTGGAGACCGAATTGATCAAGACCGCCGCGGCCAAGGGCTGCCGCGTGCTCGATGGCGGGCACATGGCCGTCGGCCAGGCCGTCGACGCTTTCCGCTACATCACGGGGCTGGAGCCGGATCCGGCCCGCATGCGCGGACACTTCCTCGAGCTCCTGGCCCAAGGCCTCTAG
- a CDS encoding bifunctional sugar phosphate isomerase/epimerase/4-hydroxyphenylpyruvate dioxygenase family protein, with product MRTSIATVCLSGTLEEKMHACANAGFDGIEIFEQDLLVSPHSPEEIRALAARLGLSLDLYQPFRDFEGVPEELLAENLYRAEAKFRLMRSLGMDLMLLCSNVGTATIDDDELATAQLRRLGDLAARYGIRIAYEALAWGTFVNDFEHAMRIVDLADHPNIGTCLDSFHILSRGWNPAGIEKIPAEKIFFVQLADAPLLSMDILSWSRHYRVFPGEGAWELDKFMGHLVRSGYNGPVSLEIFNDVFRQADEERTAVDAMRSLIWLEERTSVHLLETDGPDARFPMQLATLPQVAEPTGFNFAEVKAENTEHVQQLLSQLGFTFRGRHRTKPVQLYTQGQARIIINEQQARGLEPTIAALAFDVEDPLVAASRALQLKATAVPRQSQANEAVLQAVKAPDSTEIFLCEATPDGTAAWTDEFATDGAKRSHQDLITHIDHVNLAQPWQHFDESVLFYESTLSLAPRPSTEVPSPVGLVRSQVMRTEDGNVRLALNIAPLVMEQAGPSAESAYPQHIAFACADLIALARNAVASGLEFLKIPANYYADLQARFRLAPELLATLQELNLLYDRDDQGEFLHFYTATVGSVFFEVVERRSSYDGYGAPNAPVRLSAQYLLSKHG from the coding sequence TTGCGCACTTCCATTGCCACCGTTTGCCTGAGCGGAACGCTCGAAGAGAAAATGCACGCCTGCGCCAACGCGGGCTTCGACGGCATTGAAATCTTCGAACAGGACCTGTTGGTCTCCCCGCACAGCCCCGAGGAAATCCGGGCCCTGGCTGCCCGGCTCGGCCTCAGCCTGGACCTGTACCAGCCGTTCCGGGATTTCGAGGGCGTGCCCGAAGAGCTGCTGGCGGAGAACCTCTACCGCGCCGAGGCGAAGTTCCGCCTGATGCGCAGCCTCGGGATGGACCTAATGCTGCTCTGCAGCAATGTCGGTACCGCCACGATCGACGACGACGAGCTCGCCACTGCCCAGCTCCGTCGGCTCGGCGACCTCGCCGCCCGTTACGGCATCCGCATCGCCTACGAGGCACTGGCCTGGGGTACGTTCGTCAACGATTTCGAACACGCCATGCGGATCGTGGACCTGGCGGACCACCCGAACATCGGCACTTGCCTGGACAGCTTCCACATCCTCTCCCGTGGCTGGAATCCGGCCGGCATCGAAAAGATCCCAGCGGAGAAGATCTTTTTCGTCCAGCTGGCCGATGCGCCGCTATTGAGCATGGACATCCTGTCCTGGAGCCGGCACTACCGGGTCTTCCCCGGCGAGGGTGCCTGGGAACTGGACAAGTTCATGGGCCACCTGGTGCGCAGCGGCTACAACGGTCCGGTGTCCCTGGAGATCTTCAATGACGTCTTCCGACAGGCCGACGAGGAACGCACAGCCGTCGATGCCATGCGTTCGCTGATCTGGCTCGAGGAACGCACCTCGGTCCATCTGCTCGAAACCGACGGCCCGGACGCCCGCTTCCCGATGCAGCTGGCCACCCTGCCGCAAGTCGCCGAACCCACCGGCTTCAATTTCGCCGAGGTCAAAGCGGAGAACACGGAGCACGTCCAGCAACTGCTCTCGCAGCTCGGCTTCACGTTCCGGGGCCGGCACCGCACCAAGCCGGTGCAGCTGTACACGCAGGGACAGGCCCGGATCATTATCAACGAGCAGCAGGCCCGTGGGCTCGAGCCGACCATCGCGGCACTGGCTTTCGACGTCGAAGACCCGCTGGTCGCCGCATCCCGCGCCCTGCAGCTGAAGGCCACCGCCGTGCCGCGCCAGAGCCAGGCCAATGAAGCCGTGCTCCAGGCGGTCAAGGCACCGGACTCCACGGAGATCTTCCTCTGCGAGGCGACGCCGGACGGAACGGCAGCCTGGACGGACGAATTCGCCACCGACGGCGCCAAGCGGTCGCACCAGGACCTGATCACACATATCGACCACGTCAACTTGGCCCAGCCCTGGCAGCACTTCGACGAAAGCGTCCTCTTCTACGAAAGCACCCTGTCGCTGGCCCCGCGGCCGTCCACCGAGGTCCCCAGCCCGGTAGGCCTGGTGCGCAGCCAGGTCATGCGCACCGAGGACGGCAATGTCCGCCTCGCCCTGAATATCGCCCCGCTGGTGATGGAACAGGCGGGCCCGTCGGCAGAGTCGGCCTACCCGCAGCACATCGCCTTCGCCTGCGCCGACCTTATCGCCTTGGCCCGCAACGCCGTAGCCAGCGGGCTTGAGTTCCTGAAGATTCCGGCCAACTACTATGCGGATCTGCAGGCGCGCTTCCGGCTCGCGCCGGAACTGCTGGCCACGCTGCAGGAACTGAACCTGCTCTACGACCGGGACGACCAGGGCGAGTTCCTGCACTTCTACACAGCCACTGTGGGAAGCGTCTTCTTCGAAGTAGTCGAACGCCGCAGCAGCTACGACGGTTACGGCGCACCGAACGCCCCGGTCCGCCTCTCCGCTCAGTACTTGCTGAGCAAACACGGCTAG
- a CDS encoding LLM class flavin-dependent oxidoreductase, translating to MARKIELGLDTFGDVTYDAGGRPLPQDQVIRNVVAEAVLADEVGLDFIGIGEHHREDFAVSAPDVVLAAIAGQTRNIRLGSAVTVLSSDDPVRVFQRFSTLDAVSNGRAEVILGRGSFTESFPLFGLDLGDYDILFDEKLQLFTELRKEKPVTWAGQTRGPLENKTIYPPTASGSLPTWIAVGGTPQSVVRAAHYRLPLMLAIIGGAPMNFSPFVELYHKALDQFGQPRLPVGAHSPGYIAATDEQAKEEMWPHYVDMQERIGRERGWSRMTRGQFETEAGPDGALFVGSPETVATKIVKVAKGLGLDRWDMKYSLGTLPHEKLMRSIELYGKEVAPAVREQLAAE from the coding sequence GTGGCACGCAAAATTGAACTGGGTCTGGACACCTTCGGGGACGTTACTTACGACGCCGGCGGCAGGCCACTCCCGCAGGATCAAGTGATCCGCAATGTCGTCGCCGAGGCGGTGCTGGCGGACGAAGTCGGGCTGGACTTCATCGGCATCGGCGAACACCACCGCGAGGACTTCGCCGTCTCCGCACCGGATGTCGTCCTGGCAGCCATCGCCGGCCAGACCAGGAACATCCGGCTGGGTTCAGCCGTCACCGTACTCTCCTCGGACGATCCGGTGCGGGTCTTCCAGCGTTTCTCCACGCTCGACGCGGTCTCGAACGGACGCGCCGAGGTGATTTTGGGCCGCGGCTCCTTCACCGAATCCTTCCCGCTGTTCGGCTTGGATCTGGGCGACTACGACATCCTGTTCGACGAAAAGCTCCAGCTCTTCACCGAGCTGCGCAAGGAAAAGCCAGTCACTTGGGCGGGGCAGACGCGGGGCCCGCTGGAGAACAAAACGATCTACCCGCCGACGGCCTCGGGCTCCCTCCCCACCTGGATCGCGGTGGGCGGCACGCCGCAGTCCGTGGTGCGGGCCGCCCACTACCGCTTGCCCCTCATGCTCGCCATTATCGGCGGCGCCCCGATGAACTTTTCCCCCTTCGTGGAGCTCTACCACAAGGCCCTGGACCAGTTCGGCCAGCCCCGGCTGCCCGTCGGCGCCCACTCCCCCGGCTACATCGCGGCGACGGACGAGCAGGCCAAGGAAGAGATGTGGCCGCACTACGTGGATATGCAGGAACGCATCGGCCGCGAGCGCGGCTGGAGCCGCATGACGCGCGGACAGTTCGAGACGGAGGCCGGCCCGGACGGCGCCCTGTTTGTTGGCTCACCCGAAACCGTGGCCACCAAGATCGTCAAGGTAGCCAAGGGCCTGGGACTGGACCGCTGGGATATGAAGTACAGCCTCGGCACGCTCCCGCACGAAAAACTGATGCGCAGCATCGAGCTCTACGGCAAGGAAGTTGCCCCCGCCGTCCGCGAGCAGCTCGCCGCGGAATAG
- a CDS encoding MFS transporter has translation MTAVHQEDEAFAHHGKTPKRAAIASFMGSAVEYYDFFIFGSAAALIFPHVFFPDESAQAGIMSLATFGFAYIARPVGAIFVGHFGDRIGRQKVLMFTLVLMGASTFIIGCIPDFQTIGWWAPAILVLCRLMQGLSAAGEQAGASSLTLEHAPDNRRSFFTSWTLTGTQGGQILAALVFIPVVALPDEIKYGIGWRIPFWLSAIVVIVTYFIRRSLHETPTFEAAKANNEIAKLPVAVLLKSHWRDVLRVICCAFIAAVSTVYGTLAIKYGAEVGSVDEGITLWLVVAGNIGALFTQPLFGKLADRIGRKPVFIYGAVGSAVFMPFYLLSMESGNTLLQFALSVVTFSCAYAAANAVWPSFYAEMFSAKVRFSGLAIGTQLGFLMAGFAPSIVAAIGGIQEGGWVATSVFTAVICAIAAISALTARETYRVPTEELGKRKPVTV, from the coding sequence ATGACCGCCGTTCACCAAGAGGATGAGGCCTTCGCCCATCACGGCAAGACGCCGAAGCGGGCTGCCATCGCCAGCTTTATGGGCAGCGCCGTCGAGTACTACGACTTCTTTATTTTCGGCTCCGCCGCGGCCCTGATCTTCCCGCACGTGTTCTTCCCGGATGAAAGTGCGCAGGCCGGCATCATGTCGCTGGCCACCTTCGGCTTCGCCTACATCGCCCGCCCGGTCGGCGCCATCTTCGTGGGCCATTTCGGCGACCGGATCGGCCGCCAGAAGGTGCTGATGTTCACGCTCGTGCTGATGGGCGCCTCTACGTTCATCATCGGCTGTATTCCGGACTTCCAGACCATCGGCTGGTGGGCTCCCGCCATCCTGGTGCTTTGCCGCCTGATGCAGGGGCTCTCCGCCGCCGGCGAGCAGGCCGGCGCCAGTTCGCTGACGCTGGAGCACGCTCCGGACAACCGCCGCTCCTTCTTCACCTCCTGGACTCTGACCGGTACCCAGGGCGGGCAGATCCTCGCGGCCCTGGTCTTCATCCCCGTGGTGGCCCTGCCTGACGAGATCAAGTACGGCATCGGCTGGCGCATTCCGTTCTGGCTCAGCGCAATCGTTGTCATCGTCACCTACTTCATCCGCCGTTCGCTGCACGAGACCCCCACCTTCGAGGCCGCCAAGGCCAACAACGAAATCGCGAAGCTCCCGGTCGCCGTGCTGCTGAAGAGCCACTGGCGCGACGTCCTGCGGGTGATCTGCTGCGCGTTCATCGCCGCGGTCTCTACCGTCTACGGCACGCTGGCGATCAAGTACGGCGCCGAGGTCGGCAGCGTCGACGAAGGCATTACGCTGTGGCTGGTGGTCGCCGGCAACATCGGTGCCCTGTTCACCCAGCCGCTCTTCGGCAAGTTGGCGGACCGGATCGGCCGCAAGCCGGTCTTCATCTACGGTGCCGTCGGCAGTGCGGTCTTCATGCCGTTCTATCTGCTCTCGATGGAATCGGGCAACACGCTGCTGCAGTTCGCCCTGTCCGTGGTGACCTTCTCCTGCGCCTACGCCGCGGCCAACGCCGTCTGGCCCTCGTTCTACGCCGAGATGTTCAGCGCCAAGGTCCGCTTCTCTGGACTGGCGATCGGCACCCAGTTGGGCTTCCTGATGGCCGGCTTCGCTCCGTCCATCGTGGCGGCCATCGGCGGGATCCAGGAAGGCGGCTGGGTTGCCACCAGCGTCTTCACCGCGGTCATCTGTGCCATCGCGGCAATCTCCGCGCTGACCGCCCGGGAAACCTACAGGGTTCCGACCGAAGAGCTCGGCAAACGCAAGCCGGTAACCGTCTAA
- a CDS encoding IclR family transcriptional regulator domain-containing protein, which yields MEQLDEAVSDQTPAYWVKSAEKTLAVLLAFSADEPRLTITRAAAKADLSRAAARRFLLTLTDLGYLRNDGSVFELTPRALDIGATFLSSLTLPQIAEPHLKQLAVDLNETASLCILDGTDVVYISRVLAPRMLRVSVNVGTRFPAWATSMGRVLVAGLPRASREAFFDGIEITQYTQHTISSIAELREEVERTAERGWSLVSRELDDGLRGLAVPVRRGGDLIAALNVSLQTHRGPEETIAETILPRLQAAAERIADDFGGRQRGV from the coding sequence ATGGAACAGCTCGACGAAGCCGTCAGCGATCAGACCCCTGCCTATTGGGTCAAGTCGGCGGAGAAAACCCTCGCAGTCCTGCTGGCATTCAGCGCCGACGAACCGCGCCTGACCATCACCAGGGCCGCCGCGAAGGCAGACCTCAGCCGCGCCGCAGCCCGTCGCTTCCTGCTGACGCTGACCGACTTGGGCTACCTGCGCAACGACGGCAGTGTCTTTGAGCTGACCCCGCGCGCGCTGGACATCGGCGCTACCTTCCTCTCCAGCCTGACCCTGCCGCAAATCGCCGAACCGCACCTGAAGCAACTCGCCGTGGACCTGAATGAGACGGCATCGCTGTGCATCCTGGACGGCACTGATGTGGTTTACATTTCCCGGGTGCTGGCACCGCGGATGCTCAGGGTATCCGTCAACGTGGGAACCCGGTTCCCGGCCTGGGCTACTTCGATGGGCCGTGTACTCGTCGCCGGACTGCCGCGAGCAAGCCGCGAAGCGTTCTTCGACGGCATCGAGATCACCCAGTACACCCAGCACACCATCAGCAGTATCGCCGAGCTTCGGGAAGAGGTGGAACGCACGGCCGAGCGCGGTTGGTCCTTGGTCTCCCGGGAGCTCGACGACGGCCTGCGCGGGCTGGCGGTTCCGGTCCGACGCGGCGGCGACCTGATCGCCGCGCTCAATGTCTCGCTGCAGACCCACCGCGGCCCGGAGGAGACCATCGCCGAAACAATCCTGCCCCGGCTGCAAGCGGCAGCGGAACGTATCGCCGACGACTTCGGCGGCCGCCAGCGCGGCGTCTAA